The sequence CTTATAGTTATCATGCTACCAAAATTGAAAGTTGATAATATGAAAAGTTAATTCTGGTTTTATTATGAGTTTAtgatagttaattaaaaattgataatattaaaattaattctagtttttttatttatttatttacgcgGGTGTCCAggctagcttgcgcgcaccacgactaatcccacggctcactgaacatcctgcaaactcagtgagcatgtaaggcatcgCGGAGGTGACAGGcatgcacggtgaggtttgaactcaggatgcagaggaagggaacaagtcacTTCAACCGCTGGGGCAAGACCTCAAGTGTTAATTCTAGTTAATATCATAACTAATTATCCaactttttagcttttaaaatcAACTATATACAGGGTGAATGAATAGTTCAAGACGATGTTTTTCATGATTCTACATACCCTTTCTTACcttaaattttaatgtttttctccttatttttcaagctttgatagttcttttaaatttagagcttaggttcattttattaaaagattattaAGTTCATCTATTTTggttgaaaaattttatttaaaagtgcatataAAGTAAGATGATAATGTTGAAATCTTGAGAGActtctttcaaataatttttgcgCCAATAGAGGAACAACAAAGATTTAAGGACAAAAGATTCAATACTTGACAACAATAAAAACTTCActatttaaaatacatcaacaAGTACctttctatattttaatttaattatagatatattatttaattagtatGCATGCTATAAcgttattttgatatcaaatgcAAGTTTATTTATACTTGGTATGCATGctagaatatttatatatgtttttttatttgtgttggtTACATGTTTGTCATTGTATATATATGTTCTCACAAGTATGATTTAGTTATGATAAACTAAACAATTTAatctatgcttttttttttataattgaataaatcatAATGAACAAAATACGGCTCAACAAAGTAatctaagaacaaaaaaagattacCTATgggattttttcaattttattttttttccctttagtttGGAATTTTTACGTTTCTATccaaaacttcattttattcatatttaagtctctaagtttgaaaaaaaaaaagagaaagtcatAAAAAAGCAACgaataagagagaaagagactAGTTAGCCAAATTTTATGAGCCAAAAAGCTAAATTTGATGTCAACGTGTGTTTCTTAACGAGAGTAATGTTATTGAGGTGTTTTAAAGCTTTCTAttgctaaaaaaatttgaatggtgTTTTGTgtcaaaaattgatttattgattttctaataGGATACActtggtgtttttaaataaaaataggctaggattcaaatattgtttttaaaaataaaggtagAATGACATgtctttaagtaaaaaaaaaatttcaaaggctAGGCGCACAAGCTCGGTCTTGCAGGTCCACAAGCGTCAATCCTTCATTCTCTTAAGGTAGAAGCATTGGCCCAAATCGTTGGCCAATACGCTTagtctcttttaatttattttttatttttttaattttcattgaaaTGCAATATGaggaaagaaaaaggttaacattatgttaaattttttattcagttttgtcatggttctcaaataatattataaaattaatgttctttaaattctttttatgggTTTCTTAGGtcattttatcataattttttttcttcaatcacttataaaaaaaattgagatattgttttattttttttaaaaaatatggttttgagATCATGATaggttttcatttaaaaaacattgcatacaagaaaaaaaaaaaagctttggttCAAATAACAAGAGATGTattggttaaaaaaagaagtttaggttgaagaaatatatattttttgataattgtatttgttatttttcttgcaaatatctatttttataatcgttacattaaataaaaaacaaacttcaaAAATCAAGGTTAGACAAGTTAATCTAATTTGAATGAATCAACTCAATACGTTGTCATTTTagtaatttgttatatataaaaaaattgacatcattgtatttctttttaaatcaaaataggtTTTGACTGAGTCATAAGGACAATATTACACTAAGTCAAATCTcacctattttattttaaaacttaatataGTCCAGAGTTCAAGTTCATGGGTCATTATTGACCTGACATACATAgctagatttaaaaatatagtaaaaagaaaatcattatgACAACGGAGGATACTTACGAATGCAGCCTAAAATCCTGATAATCTCTATAAAatttttgtggaaaaaaaatattatttgttatttttacactttgaaTATCTATCACTCGACACCATCtatttatacctttttttatgtttttagttttctttttctttacatttttatttaaatatagcaattgcaacattgttttattatttttttatgttaaaaattatttcgagatcttacatgtttttattaatatatataatttttattggatataaacattaactttttaattcttgatttatatatatatatatatatatatatattaaaaaaaaccatataagaGTCCACCGAGAAAAAGAAATCTAAGAAATCAGTACTGATTTCTTTTTCTCGGTGGAATCTTCCTTCCATCGGTGCTGTGATGGCATGCACAGATTTCACATGGAATTTAATTTGGCTTGGGGTCCGTTGATAGGCTTGGGGTTGtcgttttgaaatcaacaaccCCATTTTAAAGTTGAATTAACTGGGGAAGGTTCATATATCGGTGCATTATTGCAGCCTAGATCTGCacctttttcattaattttaatttttcctatGACCATGACTGGACCAGGGCTGTCCATTgtataaaataacaacaataataataataataataactgaaaaaaaaagtttatcttatttatttttcagccCCGAAATAGAGTGAGGAGGGAGAAATTCACAAAAATACAATGTACTTATTAGTTAGCCACAATTTGAATATCAAAAAAGAATATCTTTATGTCAATGAGTTCTTCTTTTCAAGAGGATTtcaataaatatagtttttttttctctaaacactataaaataagtaaatcaggtttggtTTGGATTCAATTTGtcgttgttttaatattaataaaatatatatatcattttagtatttttagagtCAAGTTATGCTTTATATTGGCCATCCAGATTACTTTTAAATAAGTCAAGTTAATTAATTCacattgagataatttttatatgattttattttaaattagttttagtTAAGAAGTCAagtaaagaaattttaaaattaatccgTTTAGCGAAGTTTAATATCAATGTAAGATATTCtctataatttaaatgtttttttgttatgttttaaaaaagattgttaCGTTCAAATTTCGTTTTACTTGAACAACAGCATAGCACTGCCTGTAAACTAATAATAATGGATTTTGGTTcatatttgtaataaaaatcaattattaatgcACCTAAATATCTAAAATGTTGAGCTCGGGATCTTAAAGAGTCTTTAGAGGTTACCAAAGCACTGCAAGCAATAActaaaatttattgagagaaatCAAAGATATTTATATACGTACGTGGGCTTTACTCAGCCTAATATGCAAAGGCATCATTTTCTCTGTCGTTATTGGACGGAAGTTCTTAGTAACATCGGATTATTAACTAAAACCTATAGCCCGTGGTTTTTACtgtgtattattattataaaattattattttacccttcaaGACTGTCCCTTTACAGTGTTGTTGGATGCATCTCCGTGTCTTCTTTTTTATGGTAAGACATGTGTCGGCAGTTGTTGGCTGATTTGATgatcataatttcttttttcttttcactcttCTTCCCTATAAATAGCAGgttcatcatcttttttgtaatggatattttaactttaatctctttttttattgcttgatttttttgtaaaatttttattaatttttaattttatcattcaatctaaatttatgatgtattattttttacaatgtagttctcatttttttaataattgtttttgttaaagttatttttctttttaatttcactgttCTTCGTTTCATTTGCTGAAAATtgggtttcatgatttttttgtgtataATGCTTTTAGTCTAATAATCTGGATCATGAGTATAAAAAGTTAACATgagtcaacattttttttatcttattttattttctgattttatcattctatatttttttattaaaaaaatcatcattcgatattattttttttctacttttatttttttatgtttttattatattttaatttaataaaaaaattaattttaatgaacaaATCCATTAAACGCAACTGATTTATTTTGtgagatcaaatatcttaatttatattcatctcttgattttttcttttaattttatttttagttgttattaatgactttgctttttatttatttacatatataattcTTGGTTTATTGAATTATATGTGTGTATGagcttttcagtttatatttaagatttttgtaGGTATAAAATATATCGAAAAAgcttatgtatttaatttttttttctaacatgaaGCACAagtcaaataaatattattttaaatataacatGTGGGCATCTGATCTTTGAGATAGAAAAACAAACGGAGGGCGACTGCTATGTCAAGCCAAGAACATGATGGGTGTAGACTTTAGACATTTCACTCATTGTTTGGAAGGACAAACTTGAATTTGTCTATCaaaagctaattaattaatgtttctGTTCTTATATAAATTACAGATTGTCGTCTTATAAAGCGGATTAATGTTTACacatcccaagaaaaaaaaaaggattgaaatCATGTTAATACTTCCGAAAGCATTTGAATGCAAGACctcttattttatgttttttcaacgAGAAATTCATGCTTCAATTAAATTTTCTCACATCAAGATCATGCATTGATCATCTTTTCGATTtgataaataaagataataataaaaaaaattcgaatATTACTCAATTCTTCAAATTGAAATAACCTCCAAGTTGGAAAACCCGTGTTCAAATCTTGAAGAAGCCATTATTGTCTCTTGGTTAGAATTAGGCAAAttcgaatttaatttgttatttgagAGCTAATTAATGTCATAATCAATATTATGCATAAGTACAAAAAAAATGCACGGTGAAGCAGTCCTTAAATGCTTCAAATTCATGAATCTAAGGTTTACATGTATGAATTCTCTACCTTAGCTATCGTTTTATAGATTAATTTCCATGATCAATGACTTCATGTCACAAGATTACAAACAAGTTGccatgatatttatatatatatatattcgtcaAGAAAGGGGTAATTGTCAAGCTCCGAAGCCCACTTGGGAAATCTTCTCATCGTATTGAATGACGTGAGGGGTTAATTAGTCTAATACTACttaattaaattactaattagACAGCTCATGCAGTTCTAGCGTCATTCTTTTAGAGGGACGTCATCATTTGGAATTTAATGAACTAATCTAGGTTAAGTTAAAtactacatgtttttttagttctGTCCTTGATAAAATCCTTTGGATtaaatatgaatattataatGTTGACGAGGAcaagattcttttttaaaaaacaccacTTTGCtctgaaatgaagaaaaaagaatttcaagagCACAAATAAAGTTGAACCCTAAAATTGGTCAAAATCTTAAAAGAcggctaaaaaaataaacacgcaaGCTTAATAGTTAGCCATCCCCGCGGATGCAGGACATCGCCAGGTAAGAAAAAGCACAATCTAACAAGGAACTTGCCAGATTGGATTGTCTAGTCAGGGCCAGTCTAACTTACAAAGGGGGTAAAAGATTTCATGTTACATGACTGGATAGATGGAAATCCAAAAGTATTGGGAAAATAGTATATCCTGACTCAATCTTGAATCATAGTTTTATGGTCCTTTAGATTTTTTGGTCacttaattatcatttttaatttaattttttaaattgaattgatttgagattgaacatcatcattttattttgattggctTGATATATATTTCTTACTATGTCAAGTTCCAACATTGAGTTAATtcttgatttgataaaataaaaattaattttaataattcagACCAATTGAAACTTTAAGGATCAAATatgaaactaaaacaaaaattcagcctcttttctcatcttttttttttattattttagtccttaaagtttttttttctttcattttttatatatgtttcttgagtattttttatgttttgatttaaaattttattttatttatatttcactCGCTCggtttgagagaaaaaaaaagtcaccaaGAAATGAAGAGGAGAGAATAAAGAACGTCCGTGTTctcaaaaaatttaactttttttgtaaaaaaataattttttatatgttttggatcgttttgatgcactgcgctgatctcaaaaataattttttttttttttaaaaaatcattttgatgcatttcggaacaaaaagtattttgaaaagtaaccatAACCACATTTCCAAAATTATtacatattgttttaaattcatttaaattaaatgattttaaaatatatttatgatattattctattacatatttttcagttcttactctctttttttatgaaattattgtatttttttataatattagcaagGGCTCATTCTATACAACGGTAAGTTCCATCCTTGGATGGCCCAAGGATAAAACTCTTTCCCTTCTCCTTGATGATACGATACATATAgtgttcttcatttttattttttttttgtcaaaagacttcaattttttttaaaaaaaattgttcttgtTAAAAGGCTCAACATTCCACCAGTCCATTTCATcctgagaggaaaaaaaaaataatttcgtCTAACCTGTTTTAAGTATTTATCTGtgctaatataaaagaaaaggtggcTCCGTCAAGCCTAtaattcaagttcaaattgtcaTGCTACGATGAGATATGTCTGAATTCAATGACACCAATCTTCTCCTTTCATTATTTTAGTTGCCCTAGAATAATCAAATAGGCAGTGCCACACCATATATGAACTCACTCATTATTGTGGTATGTGATTTTTGCTCCTTTtcccattttgttttttctataaatagaaggAGCGGATGATTTTCTCTGGCCATCACACATGTGGAAAAAAagcttcttccttcttcttgcCCTTAATAGACTTTGATTTAAGCTTTCCCATACACATACACCTCCCCTGTCAATTTTAGTGCATTTTGCTTCTCTCTCATTTAGTCTCAATCTCTCATACTCAGAGTCTCCCTCGCCAATCTTCTCTTACACTCGCTACTCACACCCCAGGCTTGATTGCAGGTTAGTTTGTCGATCCctcgctctctctcttttcatttGACATTCCTGCTTCGACATGTATCTTTCCTTCTCCGTCTTGTTCTTGCTGTGACCCTTTGGCCTCAGTATCATCATTTCATGTTTACTTTTCTGGTGAATGACGGAGGAACTACTGGTGTTTATTCATGTTTCAGACAACCATTGGTCAAAagctttggttttgttttccgGTGTTGTCTTGAACCCTAATTTTTCTTGGCTAATATCATTTATGCTGTGGAGATTCGGTTAATTGTGGTGCTTTTTCGCTTTTACCTCTGTGTTGTTGTGGAAGCACTTCTGGTCTATTCTAAACCAATCCAACTCTATCTCGACTCTTCTAGTCTTGTAGTATCATATATTTTCCGCCGTCTCGATGAAGTATATATACCCTTTTCGCACACTTTGTTTAATCACATATAGAGTTGAGAGCATATCTTATAGAGAATattgaatttgagcttttgtttttttatttttagaaattaattgtttttgaacAATTTCTGATATTCCCAGCAATGCTTATATAGTAGGATTAAGAAGGATTTGAGAATGTgatagttgttattttttaaaatattttttgtttataaatatataaaaataatattttaatttattctttaaaaatttgttttatgaaaacataaaagaaaattaatttaaaataaataaaataaaatactttcaaaatatatataaaaaaaacaagttatacaAATTTTTTCCAAGAATATCGATCATCTAAACCCAGCTCGTGCATAcatggtattttatatatatttttggttatttcaaccattttattatGTACAAGTGTGgcaaagaataagaaaagaaatcgGTCAGAGTTAGACGTCTTGCAAGTTGCCATCATTTTGGCCTTTTCCCAATCAAAGCTGTcagcttttatatatatctcaaaTACAGTAGATAGCCATGGAAACCTTGCGTCTTTCTTTCTGTATCATGCTGGTTCCCGGCGTAACGTGTTGAGCTTTCTATCTTACAATGTCAGATACTTGGTGTCTATCCATTCTTGATTCttattttcctcttcttttgttGCCTTATTTTCTGCAAACATGTATTATTTTAGATCTcgaataattaatgtttttatttatctgaACAGTATTGATGGATGCAATTGTCGCATGAGAATTCTCAATTGTTAAGTATGAGATTGTGTTATTTGAGGAAGAATAAGGTGATTGATATCTATTCATTgagggaacaaaaaaaaaaaaaaaacacaaaaataagtcACACCAAGGAATATTATGATTGGTGACTCCTTTCAGCACTAAGAttgtgtttttgcttttttttaattattttaatatgttaatattaaaaataagtttttaaaaattttatattttttcgaGTAGAAAGAGCACATGCAGCCAGCCTCAACAAAGAGTTTCGAATGGCCGAATTAATAAATTCGTGACTCGATTGTTTAACCAAAAGAACtggaagaaaatatataagaaagcTAATTTGGTAgcgttctttttatatatatatatatatatatatatatatatatatataaagtggtGTCAGGTGATCTCATCTAGTGACCCCAGATAATTATGCGAGGGGACCCCAAATAATTATAGcactcttaatttatttatttatttgttcggaggtataataattatttcatcCCTTACAGTTTGTTTCTACTTTATCTATCTTTggttcatgttaaaaaaaaataaagggagagaaagagagagaatccAATGATTTTGAATGTGAATGGCCACcgtaaaaaaagcaaaattcaactaaaattacCTTGATCATCAAAATTAGAGAGGGAAAACTGGTTTATGGTGGTACTATCTGTACCCTCTAATGAAGACAAAGGGTTGTTACCTTCTTGGTTCTTTCCTCCCTTGGCTAGGCTTTTAGATTCACATgcacagtttttatttttatttttattttttttgtgttttgttttgaaagctCGATATATAGCTTTTCATAATTGTGTCACAACAAATTTCTGTTGttgcattttgaatttgttttgctagtcttaACTGGGCTTTCTCTGTTGTCTTTTCCTCATGTTCCTTCTCGTGATTTTCCTTCCTGTTTCTCTATAGCAGATAAAATACAAGGAAGGGCAGAAGCAGCAAGATAGACACAGAAGTACAATCCTGCAACAGAAGAAAGAAGATAGAAGAGAAGGAATCGTTTTACATATCTTTGATCCTTTTCCAGCGAAGTTTTTGAAACGAATTTGAAAAGAGAAGATGGGTTTCTGGACACTTTTTGAGGTGGCATCTTTGCCAATCATACAAGTCCTGCTTATCAGCTTCCTGGGAGCTTTGATGGCAACTGAGTATTTGAATCTTCTCCCTAAGGATGCTAGAAGATCCTTAAATAAGGTAAGAATCAagaatttcattgtttttattaaggttGCTCTTTGTTCCCTCTACAACAACGAGAATTCTTTTTCCCAATGTAGCTCGTGTTCATGGTGTTTACACCCTCTCTCATGTTTGCTAGCCTGGCTAAAACTGTTACTCTCGAAGACATTATCTCATGGTAGGCTAACAGAAATTTAAGCTCTTCACTTTTGACATGCTGCCATTAGGTGTAATCCTGCACCTTTTGGAACCAATTGGTGCGATTCTTTTAGCTGGAAAATTGATTCATGCTCTGCTTTGGTTGGTCATTTCCTCAGGTGGTTTATGCCTGTTAACATTGGATTCACATTCTTAATTGGAGGCATTCTTGGATGGATACTTGTTAAAATACTGAGACCAAAGCCTTACCTAGAGGGCCTTGTTATTGCTACATGTTCATCAGGTTAGTTGTGGTTGGACTGTTGAACTTGTTGCATTCATGCACTTGGACTGTTGAAACCCTGATTGTTGTGCACTTTTGGTGCTTGTTAAAATAGGAAACTTGGGAAATCTTCTGCTCATAATTGTCCCTGCAATCTGTAATGAGGACGGAAGTCCATTTGGTGACAGTAGCATCTGCTCCTCCGTTGGACTCTCTTACGCTTCCTTCTCTATGGCGGTAATCTTCGAGTTGAAATTACTCAACAATGCCATGAGGCCAAGCATTAGGAAATCATATGTTTTCTGTAAAATctcattttgttttggtttgccAATGCAGCTAGGAGGTTTCTTCATCTGGACTTATACATTCCATCTAATACGAGGGTCGGCTGCAAAGTTAAAAGCACTTCAAGCAGTGGTAGAGGTCTCAAAAGCACCCAACAATGATTTAGACGCTAGCCAGGAAACTCACCTGCTAAATGGACAACATCAAGAAAATGTTGCAATAGTTGTCGCGTCATCCAAGTCTGCTGAAGATACAGAAAGCCATGCTGTTAGTACTTCTACAGTAGTCTGTCCTATTATATTCCTATATGCACACTAATATCTACAGGCCTGATATCTGGACTTCTGAATCTCTCTGGTTTCAGATTGTTTCCCAGGAATCAGAACATGGAAAAGGGAATGTATCATCCTGGACTAAATTAACAGGATTTCTTCATCAGATTTTAGAGGAGCTCTTGGAACCCCCAACTGTAGCTGCAGTGAGTTTCCTCGACATTTcacctactttttttttatcaagaactAAACACCTTTCTCTTTGGTCATCAAAATATACTGGATGGTTAACAAGCTTAATTGTGTCCATCTTCCTTCAGATTTTGGGATTCCTCTTTGGAGCAACTACATTTTTGAGAAACCTGATAATTGGTTCAGAAGCCCCTCTAAGAGTGATCCAAGACTCCATCAAATTACTTGGGTATGAATTTCCATCTTTCGACTTACAATTGTTCCGCTTAAATTCAACAATTTCAGGTATCTAAAAGTGAAAACACTCCGTTGCAGAGATGGAACCATTCCTTGTATAACTCTCATATTGGGAGGCAACCTAAccgaaggtaaaaaaaaaaattcaagtactTGCTCGAAATTTCCAAACCAACATAAATGGCAACACATTCTGACAAGCTTCTATAATGTATTCTACATAAAAAGGCTTGCGCGCATCCAAAATCAAATCATGGATCGTTGCTGGGGTGATTTGTGTCCGATACATTATACTTCCTGCAATTGGTCTGTGGGTTGTTAAAGCAGCTGGTCATCTTGGTTTTCTCCCATCAGACCCTCTCTTTCACTATGTTCTGATGATTCAGTATACCCTTCCACCTGCCATGAATATTGGTAATCAATGATATTCAACCGCATTTTATGTCATCTGGAGATGCTAACTTTAGCTGCTAAAATTGCTAATAATCTTCATATGTGCAGGTACCATGACACAGTTGTTTGATGTGGGACAAGAAGAGTGCTCGGTCCTCTTCTTGTGGACATACTTAGTTGCAGCCTTGGCACTCACTGCCTGGTCTACAATTTTCATGTGGATCTTGTCCTGAATAAACCTTCAAAGTAGGATGCAACTACTACAAGTCAAATAGTGTGAGATTCATCATAGATTAAAATGGccatatatagatatatatcaCCGATCAAGTGGATATTTTTGTACCtgttcaaaacaaatatttcttGATTATTGGATTGCTTTATCGAAGCTTTTGCTATATAGTTTATTTGTGTGTCGTTGTTGCATGTTTCAAGTTCTTGTAAACACGAacagaagcaataaaaaaaaacagaacaggCCCAGGATGTCGCTATTCTGGGCGTTGCATCTTCATGTACAAGAAATAATTCCGGGAtacctgtatttataggaaatcAAATTTTCAAAGTCCGATGTACCTCAATTGGCATTAGTATATTAATTGTGGTTTTCGTGcctgtaaaacaaaaaaaaaaaaagaggaaaaaacgGATCTCCGAAGGATTTCAAATTTTTACTTACAGCCAAGAAGGAATTAACttgtttcataatttaaatGCTTGCTGCAGTATCTAGATAACAATATTATCCAACCCCCCTTGGCTATGGCAACGAAGTCTAGACCTGCAAGCTCATCATCTTCTCCGAAACCCACATCAAGAAAGACCTCATGGCCTTTCCTTACTGTTCTTTTAACGGTTCTATCTCCTGTCTTGGTAGCTACACTCGTTTTCCAACTTGACTCGTTCGAACCAGCTCACTTGCCGATCCACGAGCTGGCTCAGCCACCATTGAAGGCTTCGACGAAGAATGATCACATGCTTCAAGGATCAGAGCTTGTGGGTTTCAAGCAGTTGATTGGACCCGAAGATATTGCATATGATAGCAATTCAGGTGTTATTTACACTACCTGTGCTGATGGGTGGGTTAAACGAGTCACGATTAATGACTCAGTTGCTGACAATATCGTGGAGAACTGGGTTACCACTGGAGGTTGGCCTCTCGGACTCGCCCTTGGACACGATAATGAAGTTATTGTAGGCGATGCTTACAAGGTTGGTAACGTTGATTAATCAACTTAATGTTCCATTACAAGAAATAAACTAATACGCCAAGcattttaaatgtttaatttaCTTTGGATTTACTGTTTGGCTCATTTTTTCATAAccatattcttttgtttttcaattatgtcCTTTAGCAGTTGGTTGGGATGGaattttaatttggtattttgGTTTGATTGCCTTATATAAGATTCTTCAGTAACACAGGAAATTCCAGCTTTCAGTTGAAACTAGATTTTATGCAAAATACTTAGAATTTCTTGTTTTCTAATGAATTAAAACTTAAGGGACTCGGATTAAAAAtgagggagaaaaaaagaaaaatgatcgTCAGAGCCACTTCGAGATTCCTTTTTGGCCATGCTTTGACTTGAGACTACAACTTTAATGACATGAATCtacagatataaaaaaaatgaccaatTCTGGAGATTGGAGGTTGTCACATCCACCACCGAATAATAGGGGTCCAGCTCACACGTCAGCACGTTTATACCATATaccaattccttttcttttcttttattttgttttaatctcAAATCAATAATCTTCAATTAATAAGTTCTAAATTTCATTTCACCCCAGCCTAATTCAtcttctttcaatttgatttttaattctcTAATACCTTATTAATTTAATCTCGTATTTCATCCTAGTTAAATCAACTAGAACTCAAAtgaaaaacagctaaaaaaaagtaaaaaaggttATAACTAGCTAGCAACATTAACGTCTTATGATTATGCATATAACTTGATTagtgaattttataattattatgttaatCTGAATCgatttaattataacaaaaccTCAAAATTAAACACACATTCAATATAGTTTACCTAAATTcaccttttttattatgttgcGACCACTACATAGCTGCTAAAGTTAGCTGGTACCTTtcattaataaaacaattaaaaaagttagctggttagtatttattttcttcGTGAGTTCTTGCTGGTGGAATGTTTGAAAAGGCAAGAAAATTTAATG is a genomic window of Populus alba chromosome 5, ASM523922v2, whole genome shotgun sequence containing:
- the LOC118057862 gene encoding protein STRICTOSIDINE SYNTHASE-LIKE 4 yields the protein MATKSRPASSSSSPKPTSRKTSWPFLTVLLTVLSPVLVATLVFQLDSFEPAHLPIHELAQPPLKASTKNDHMLQGSELVGFKQLIGPEDIAYDSNSGVIYTTCADGWVKRVTINDSVADNIVENWVTTGGWPLGLALGHDNEVIVGDAYKVKRTKRCT
- the LOC118057861 gene encoding protein PIN-LIKES 7 isoform X1, whose product is MGFWTLFEVASLPIIQVLLISFLGALMATEYLNLLPKDARRSLNKLVFMVFTPSLMFASLAKTVTLEDIISWWFMPVNIGFTFLIGGILGWILVKILRPKPYLEGLVIATCSSGNLGNLLLIIVPAICNEDGSPFGDSSICSSVGLSYASFSMALGGFFIWTYTFHLIRGSAAKLKALQAVVEVSKAPNNDLDASQETHLLNGQHQENVAIVVASSKSAEDTESHAIVSQESEHGKGNVSSWTKLTGFLHQILEELLEPPTVAAILGFLFGATTFLRNLIIGSEAPLRVIQDSIKLLGDGTIPCITLILGGNLTEGLRASKIKSWIVAGVICVRYIILPAIGLWVVKAAGHLGFLPSDPLFHYVLMIQYTLPPAMNIGTMTQLFDVGQEECSVLFLWTYLVAALALTAWSTIFMWILS
- the LOC118057861 gene encoding protein PIN-LIKES 7 isoform X2, with amino-acid sequence MPVNIGFTFLIGGILGWILVKILRPKPYLEGLVIATCSSGNLGNLLLIIVPAICNEDGSPFGDSSICSSVGLSYASFSMALGGFFIWTYTFHLIRGSAAKLKALQAVVEVSKAPNNDLDASQETHLLNGQHQENVAIVVASSKSAEDTESHAIVSQESEHGKGNVSSWTKLTGFLHQILEELLEPPTVAAILGFLFGATTFLRNLIIGSEAPLRVIQDSIKLLGDGTIPCITLILGGNLTEGLRASKIKSWIVAGVICVRYIILPAIGLWVVKAAGHLGFLPSDPLFHYVLMIQYTLPPAMNIGTMTQLFDVGQEECSVLFLWTYLVAALALTAWSTIFMWILS